In Salvia miltiorrhiza cultivar Shanhuang (shh) chromosome 4, IMPLAD_Smil_shh, whole genome shotgun sequence, the DNA window aaacaacttttcattaaaactcATGGCGAAAGCAACTATGTATATCTATGGGGGGACAGAGGGACTAgcatttttatcaattataagGAATTTTTCTAAAAGATAGGCAATAACTAGTACAGCCATTGAGTGTGTTCTTAGACAAATCAATAGAGACTTTGCACGCATAAAGCATATCCGAAAAGTGCAAAAGGGATTAAAAATGCACCTCGGGTTCCATGCTGGATCAACCACAATTACACGATCGGCATTAGTGAGTGTAAGGCCTAATCCACCAACTTGGGAAGTCAAGAGAAAAATTGGAGCACCACGACCCTCTTGAAAATCCTTTACAAAATGGCACAAACATTAATATTGGAGATAACttcatatttattcaaaaaaatcaTTAACAAAAGCATACCTTTACAACTTTAGCTCTATCCTGGACTTTGGTAGTACCATCTATTCTCATGTACTTATAATGATTAGACATTAGCGACTCCTGATAGCAATAGCaacaaaattagaaaattgaaaACACCAAGTAATAATTTAATGACCTTCCTATGAGAAGGTTTGCTGAAAATTTTCATTACTTTTGACCATCAAATCGCATTTATGTCAAATGGGAAACGATGCAATTAATTCTCTGGTAGGATCTAAAACTCAACTTCCTTTTGAAAAAACTATTGGTACAAAATGGAATTTCACACTTTCTTAAGAGTAACTTGTGACATTGACAAGactgattaaaattaattatgttacATATGTATGAGGGTCCAAATACACTAAGATCAATATCACTTACAAGTTACAGTTCTGTAAAAAAGTTTTAACCAATCCTGAAATCGACAACCTCTTATATGTAATAATGTATATGCATTCGAATCCAAATCTCTCTAAGTTTATCTCTCCTATAACTGTCTTGTGATCTTCCACCTAAAGCATCATTCCCCACATGAGAATCTTTGACCCCCTTAGTTCCATCACAGCATCACTTAAATCTAATATTGAGATATAACAAATCCTCAACCAGCAATTCGCAACAGGAAGAATGATAAAAGAGTATTTCACATTTTCCTAATGAGTTCCATACTAAGGGAGTATTATCAGGCCTTCATCTTAAGTACTGTTCTGTTCGAAGGAGGATgcagagaaaaaaagaaacttTTCATATCGCCTAACCAAAGGTTCTAAGGACAAGTGGTTGCAAATAGGGTGTAGGTGTCATATTTCAGCTTCTTTTGCCTTCAAAACTTACAGACCCCAAACAagaagcaaaataaatcatggaAAGAAATATCATGTGCAAACAATACCATAGCTGAATATCAACATCCAAACTTAGACTAACCTGAATTAGATTAAGCATCTTCTTGGTTTGAGAAAAAATAAGCACATTATGTCCCTTTGGAATCAAATCTCCCTGTAACAAAACATTAAATATCAGGAGAGGAATATCAACCAATAAGAAATTATTGCATTGTGGTTTAAATCAAGAGTCTACCAATAAAGATAATATGAACGATATTTTGCAAGAGATATTGTGATTCTCAACAATGTCAAATTTCTCCGCAACACTTGCTATGTGCATTGCCAGTTTTTCAGCAACTCGATGATCTTCCTGCTGCGCCATGGAATCCATCCCTTCCAGAAGATCTTCAGCAGCTCTTTTTGTCAATATAAGTGGATGATCACATATTTTTTTCAGGATCTACTTCCAAGAAAAAACAAACCTTGTGAGAAACACGATGGTCCTGTATATAGTGTATTGTACAAAGAATAAACACGTTACAAGCATCACATGTCTAACCTGTTTCACTAGATTGCTAGCTTTTAAGCCAATGTGCAATCAAACTTACAACTCTAAAATGGATTGGGCATCATTAAAAAATGAATGGCAGATTCGCAGTAAATATCAACGCATGGGCTATTCGGTGTAACAGTATTATAACTATGTGTTGACATTGTACACAAGACAATGTCACGCACTTCCATTTCATATGCAGTGAATGGCAGTTAAATTTTACACTTTGGAAGGTAAATTGTGAAATATAAAGGAAGTTTAAATGACACAATGTGTATTCTTGCAGCATGAAagaattttagtttataaaaatatgatCAGTCTCAATGCATtagaaatcaagaaataattAGTTAGTCAACACAACTTTATAATATGGCACGATGAAGCAATTACTAAACACACACATTTACTGCTATGTCAAAAGCCTAAtgaaatacataaaaaataaaaaataaattgaaaaataaaatacataatgGATAATACCGTAAGAGCAGCAAGAGGCGAGCCATCACAAGCTGAGACAACAATCTCACTATTTAAGAAAGCTTCATAAAGTCGCCGCTGAATTTATGAAGATAAATAGCATGGACTCATTAGTAAATTTTTCCCAAAATAAAAACcaacttttaataaaaataatatgaacATTACCTGACATTGAGTTAACCGTAACCATACAATAAGTTCATTCTTGTTGGAAAGTGTGGAATCATCACGAAAAACCTCACTTTTCATTCTTCTCAAGAAATATGGTTGAATGCAATCTCTCAGTTTCTATCATCATAAGATGCCATTAGATGTGACAAATGACAAtgaaattatttcaattaagcAAACAATACATTTAAAATCTAATTAGGTGCAAAGGTAAAAGATTAGAAGAGCAGCATAAACTTAGCTCAAAGATATAATAAAACAAAAGTTTCACTTAGCAAATTAGAAATTACTGTTGAAATTGGTGATCCACTGAGCCTTAAGTAGTATTAAATTCCTTTAAAGAAGAAATTGTTATCTACTAATAGAAACCAAAATCAGTGCTTCTTGCGTGATAATTCATTAACTTGAAGACGTAGTCAAAATAACAATTTAGAATTATTTGCAACCTAAGTCCATATAATATTCAAGCATTCCACCAATTCATAAATCCTAACTCATAAATCCTAACACCATAAACATTGACATATTCTAGCTAATAAAAATCTAAGGGAATTAAGTACTCTTTCCACAGAAAAGTTTCTCATTACTGTAAAAAGAAATATGATATATCAGTGATTCAGTGGTTCAGGATATGTGCACTAAGCCGAAGGCTTAAGTACAGCAAAAACAAGGTCTCAAGATATTTTAACAAGTTTGATCAATTGTATGTACAAACGCAATTAAATCAATTTtatccaccaattaaatatgaACAATCACCTTTGCAACTGATGAACCAATATGCTTTTCCCTATCAGAAGCATTTTTTTCATTTCCTCGATTGATGAAGTACTCATAGTTTTCCTTAaacctaaaaaagaaaaaagagcaATAGTAGAAAAAATCAACAAATGTCACATAAATTCACCAAAATAATGAAATTGGAGCATGGTAAGACAATTACTCTTTCTTGTCACCTAGCAGCTCAGGACAggagaaattaaataaagcccaTAGTTCCTAGAGAGATAGATCTTTCATAAGTATTTTGTTTCCCAATGTTTCTCATATGAAATGATAAAAAAGACACATTAAAATCAAATCATAAAAAGACATAATATTAAATCATGCTACCTTAAGATTGTTCTGGAGTGGTGTCCCACTGATGATGATACGATGACGACAAGGTATCTGAAGCAAGCTTTTCGCCCTTTGTGTACTTGGATTTTTTATCAAGTGGCCCTACAAATTTTATAGTTTGAGAACCTtaatgataataaataatacaaGCAAGTTGATCTTTCTTGAAATATATTATTTTCACATATCTATAAATAACAATATGCATACCTCATCAAGTATCATATAATCCCATGTCatttcatcttcttcaccatCATCATTGTAACGATAATCTCCACATAAGGATTTTGTGTTGTTCCGCACTATATCATATGTTGTGAGAAGAATACCTTTGTCCTATGGTTAACAAAATACAAAATCGTCAatccaaaataataaaacaaaaattaagtTAACTTAGATCCGTTTATGTCTAATTTAACAACTTTTGCTAAGAAGTCAATATATTCTTTGACCAAATATTTGAGTCCAGAATGTCAAAAGGTCATGCAATAATGGTTGAAGAATCCCATGATGAGCTAGACACAGAAAAGCACCTTCGGGGCAATGAAAGTAAGACTTGTAGCAGATGCAAGGAATTAAGAAGTAAATTTAAGTTTTGATAGGAGGTAGAAGTTGAAGTATTAACTCTGTATGTACACAAACTGTATGCTTTTCTGGATTATTCGCATTGCTACGTGAAAATTACTTAAACAGAGTAATACCTTCAACATCAGAGCCTACAGCAAAAATATACGAATTCTAAGACAATTACAGTCATCTAAGTATGCAGTTTACATGTGTTTTCTGTTTTGTATAAGCATCATAAGAAAGATAACCTGAAGTACATATTGGAGCTCATAGTGCCTAAGTTTCTGGCAAGTTGCAAAATACCTGTGAAAGTAGCATAGGTTCAAATAACAAATATTCCAAGAGTGAgtaaagttaattaattaattaacatcaaTAAAGAAAGTGGCTCATGAAGAGAATGTCATACTCTCTCGTCTTCTCTGAAAGTCCAACTGTTGATAGTTCATTTATCCAATGGGTTAACAAGGTCTTTGGTGCAACAACCAAGACTCTTCGAATCAAATTTGAGTGGAATAGCCCACACAAATAGCTACAAATCTGAAAGAATATGTAATTTTGGTAAATCATACACTAGGATACTCTGTTAAAAGGAAAAATAACTATCATCATAAGTATCTTCATCTACCTGCATTGTCTTGCCGAGGCCCATATCATCACCCAATATACCACCCTTACCCTTGCAATGAAGAGACCAAAGCCACTTTAGTCCTTCTCTCTGGTGAGGATACAACATTTTTGCTATTTTACCCGGTAGCTTGTATGTGCCCCTCAGACCACTCAGAGTGAATTCATCTACATGGTTATCAGAGATAGTGACCTCATCAGATTCTTCATCAGATACCTCAATAAACTTTGTTTGACCATCCAGTTTCTTAGTAGGGGGGCGTTTACTCAAAGCCGCATTATCCTCATCTTCTTTTCTGTAACTATAATCTGGGAATTCTTTAGTAGACCCTGACTTTGCCTGCACCCTCGCCGGTTCATTATTTATTAGCATTTCATACTTATCTGTGTTTCTGCTAGGCTTATCTCCATAGCTGTCAACCACTGCATCAGCGCCGCAAGTTTTTTTCTTCTGATATTTATTGGTAAAATTACCAGCACCTTTTGGCTCAGGTGTTTCATCTAGGGAATAAGAGTAAGGTAGATGTGAAGAATCATCAGCCTTATAATCATGGAACTCCTCTTCAATGGTTACATCATGTAATTTACTTTCCAGTGAGTCCTGAAAGTCATCCATGATATCTACTTTCTTGGGAATTCTTTTCTTCTCAATGGAAAGGATCTCAAGTTTGGAGCTCAAATCATTCAGTATATCCCTGATTTCATTACCACTACTCTCACATGTTTTCTTCACCTGCAATGGTGAGTCAAAATCCCAAATATCATCAACACTTGCCTCTTCAGCACTAATAACGTTTTCCCCTGCACCAGCGTTGTCTTCATTATTCTCTGAAATTTTGCAGAGGCGACGCCTGCCTTCAATTCTAACCTTCTTTTGCTTCTCTTCTCCTGTTGAGTCCACAAACCATGTAATGATGTAAGTGAAATAAATTGCAGAAATTGCTTGCTAAGGTAATCAATATGATGGGTTCAAGAAGATTAAGTAATACGTGGGACATCGGAATTATCAGCAACACTAGATACCGAAGACTTTCCCTTTTCAACATTAACTTCTGCAGATATTTTACTACTCTCCAGCTCAATATCGTTGAGATCAACACCAACTGCATAAAGCATTGACATAATAATGTCAGAAGGACAGAAAATAGTATATGACAGACACAGGGGAAATCACGATATATGATTCATCAAATTCTTAGAAAAATGCAAATGCTTTGCCTGGAAGACCAGTATAGTGTTCACCTGATTCAGAAGTAGATGAATTCTTCTTAAAAGAACTGTCCTCTTTTTCGGTTGTCTTGCGACTTTCAGGTGGTTGGGAGGCTTTAACAATTTTCAGAATATTCAGAAAAATATTAGTTTCTCTTGAAAAATAAACTACAAACTGTATGCACCATATATAACGGGAAGGGAAaaccataaataaaacataTGCTCGCAACGCAGGGAGTAGAAATAGATTCACAGTAACATATATTTCCAAACAGTTTAATAGTTTATGCATTCCTGGTGCTCTACTTAAATTATAATCTGACCCTTTAATCTGCATTCACGAAAGGgttgaaaaaggaaataaaagaaACTCACATAGCAGCAATAATATATCACTCACATCCCATCATCCTTATTTCTAGTtctcaattttaaattacaccAATTCAGAGTTTCTCATACCAGTCGTATGCACAGTTATGGTTATTTTAACCCTTGAGACAAATGAATTGCAGAGTACTTGAGAGGATACTTTGAACACTAAATAGCTATTGCAGAAAAAGACATCAAACATAGTACTCAGATTCTGAATAATACCGAGAGTGGGAGATGGCGAATCGAAATCAGCAAAGCCTGAAAATAGCTGGGGAGATGAATCGTTATGCCTGGACACAGGCTCTTCGTCATTCACGTCTCCTGCACAATTTAATAAGATGAAACAACCCGATAAATTCATTATCCTCACATAAATGAAACTCTGTAATCTttcaaaaaaatagaaaaacaagagTCTACGTAAATACCTTGGGTGGGAGGAGAAGGAGAATCGAAATCAAAATTGAACCGCGGGACATCATCATGTGCATCCGCGGGCTTCACCTTTGATACGGCAGTACTATGATCGACTGTAGTTTTCGAAATCAAACCACGAATAGAAACAGGAAAATATGCGTCAAAGCAGCGCACCATGCGTAAGTAGACGTATGAGTGGGTGAAGGTGTACCTGGTTTATGTGTGGTTCGAGCTTGAGAGGCGGATAGAAATCGATTATGCAGCTGGTTGAGACTCATCGCCGGCTTCTTAGTGTCATCCGCCATTAGAGATCAGTGGTTTCTGTGTTCTTCGCTTCCCGCTCTgaaatgaaaatttgaaatttggaATTTGGGGATTTGGAGAGAAACCCCAGTTTCTATGTAGTCTAAGCGTAGGGGGTGTTTGGATTTGAGGTTGGAGTGATCTGGTTTAAATACTGAGAGTATATGGGTAGCCGTTAAAattgaaatgattttttttttagggaagaaatgatttttaatttcaaataatattttcattttctttaaataATTACTTCCTTAatccacaatatcattttcacttttactattttggttcgt includes these proteins:
- the LOC131022370 gene encoding protein CHROMATIN REMODELING 24, with amino-acid sequence MADDTKKPAMSLNQLHNRFLSASQARTTHKPVDHSTAVSKVKPADAHDDVPRFNFDFDSPSPPTQGDVNDEEPVSRHNDSSPQLFSGFADFDSPSPTLASQPPESRKTTEKEDSSFKKNSSTSESVGVDLNDIELESSKISAEVNVEKGKSSVSSVADNSDVPREEKQKKVRIEGRRRLCKISENNEDNAGAGENVISAEEASVDDIWDFDSPLQVKKTCESSGNEIRDILNDLSSKLEILSIEKKRIPKKVDIMDDFQDSLESKLHDVTIEEEFHDYKADDSSHLPYSYSLDETPEPKGAGNFTNKYQKKKTCGADAVVDSYGDKPSRNTDKYEMLINNEPARVQAKSGSTKEFPDYSYRKEDEDNAALSKRPPTKKLDGQTKFIEVSDEESDEVTISDNHVDEFTLSGLRGTYKLPGKIAKMLYPHQREGLKWLWSLHCKGKGGILGDDMGLGKTMQICSYLCGLFHSNLIRRVLVVAPKTLLTHWINELSTVGLSEKTREYFATCQKLRHYELQYVLQDKGILLTTYDIVRNNTKSLCGDYRYNDDGEEDEMTWDYMILDEGHLIKNPSTQRAKSLLQIPCRHRIIISGTPLQNNLKELWALFNFSCPELLGDKKEFKENYEYFINRGNEKNASDREKHIGSSVAKKLRDCIQPYFLRRMKSEVFRDDSTLSNKNELIVWLRLTQCQRRLYEAFLNSEIVVSACDGSPLAALTILKKICDHPLILTKRAAEDLLEGMDSMAQQEDHRVAEKLAMHIASVAEKFDIVENHNISCKISFILSLLGDLIPKGHNVLIFSQTKKMLNLIQESLMSNHYKYMRIDGTTKVQDRAKVVKDFQEGRGAPIFLLTSQVGGLGLTLTNADRVIVVDPAWNPSTDNQSVDRAYRIGQKKDVIVYRLMTCGTVEEKIYRKQVFKGGLFRSATEHKEQIRYFSQQDLKDLFTVPKLGFDISPTQQQLLEEHDREHTMEESIRAHVEFLETLNIAGVSQHSLLFSKAAPSQEVEILEEPERSRRTTYMGNASTRSSLEQNVDGAQYAFNPKDVRKVQRNSSPDVSEPSEAEIKERINRLSQIFSNMGAVSRLPDKGEKIHKQIAALKVQLNKVRMAKGSKDNVIELT